Sequence from the Pyrobaculum neutrophilum V24Sta genome:
CTTCTCCTCCTTCTTCGGAGCCCCGGCGGCAATTATGTCGTCTATGCGGAGTATCATGATGGCGGCCTCCACCGCCGACTTTATCACCTGCTTCTTAACTATCAACGGGTCCCACACGTTGAGCGACGCCATATCTGCTATCTTGCCCCCATGTACGTCTACACCAGCGGAGAACTCGCCGTTGTCATGTCTACGCCTCAGCTCGGCGATGGCGTCTACGGGGTCAAGGCCCGCGGTCAACGCCAAGATCGTGGGTATGTGCTCCAGAGCGTCGGCGAATTTTAGGGCGGCCAGCTGCTCCTTCCCTGGAAGCTTTCTGGCGTACTCCCTCACCTTTCTACTAACCTCTATTTCAAAGGCGCCGCCGCCGGGCACTATCTTAGGCTCTCTGAAGAGGTCGCGTGCGACGTGGAGGGCGTCCTGGAGCGACCTCTCGACCTCGTCAAGGATCCTGTCGCTACCGCCGCGGACCAGTATTGTTACGGCCCTCGGATTGGGTATGTTCTCCACAAACACCATCTTCTCCTCGCCCACCTTCCTCTCCTCCACAAGCCCGGCGGTGCCTAGGTCCTCAGGCTTGGCGTCCTTGATGGAGGTAATGATCTTGGCGCCAGTCGCTCTAGCGAGCTTCTCTATGTCGCTTCTCTTGACCCTTCTAATTGCCATTATGCCCTTCTTCGCTAGGAAGTGCTGAGCAACCTCGTCGATTCCCTTCTGCGTAATTACAACGTTGGCCCCTATGGAGGCCAGGTGGTCTACGTATGACTTCAGGATCTCGGCCTCCTGGTCTAGAAACGCCTTTATCTGGTCAGGGCTTGTGACGGAGATCTTCGTGGTCCACTCGGGCTTCTCGATCTCCAGGGGGGCGTCCAAGATGGCGATTTTGGCGTTTGTCACACGCTTAGGCATACCTGGGTGAACTACCTCCTTGTCTAGCACGATGCCTCTGACTAGCTGGGTCTCGTAGATGGATTTGCCCTTCTTCTTCTCGATTTTGATCCAGTCTAGGTCGAGATAGGGCTTCCCGTCTCTTGTCTCAACGGCCTGCAGAGCCGCCTCCACCACGAGGCCCGCCAGGTAGTCTCTGGTCTCCGCCACCACCTTGGAGGAGAGGGAGCTCGAGACGACTTTAAGCAGTTGCTCCTTTGTGAGGTCGATCGGCTTCGCGAACTCCTCGGCTACCTTAAGGGCGTAATCTGCGGCTTTCTTGTAACCGTCGATCACGATGGTTGGATGGATGCCCTCCTCCAACAGCTCCTCGCCTAGCTCCAGCAGTTTGCCGGCTAGAACAACCACAGTGGTTGTGCCGTCACCCACCTCTGCATCTTGCGCCTTCGCCACCTCGATTAGGAGTTTGGCGGCTGGGTGCTGGACCTCCATCTCCTTGAGGATTGTGGCGCCGTCTCCGGTTATTGTGACGTCACCAAATGCGTCGATGAGCATCTTGTCCATCCCTCTAGGCCCTAGAGATGTGGCGAGTATCTCCGCAATTACCTTAGCCGCTTGGATGTTAGAACGGCGTGCATCTACGCCGGTTGTCCTCTGGCTCCCCTCTTTCAATATCATGACGGGCACGCCTGTCCTAGGGGCTTGCGCCTGCGCCATGGCTTGACATAAATTGTGCATATAAAAACTTTTCGCAGAGTGAAAAGCGGCTTAACGCTGGTTGAGGGCGCTAGAAAGCGCAAGTATGAGACGCCACCTTTCCTCGATCTCCTCCTCGAGGGCCTTTATATCGCTTTCGGACAAATGGGCGAACCTCCCCTGTAGTTTTACATACTCTACAAGAGGCCTCCTCTTGGACTTATCGGCAAACCTATCGCTCGGCGGATTCACCTTCAACACCCCTTTGTCGTACTCCCAGAGTATCCACGCGCCCGTCTCCACGGCGAGTCTAGCCACCTCCACGGTCTTCGCCGGATCGAACCTCCAGCCTGGAGGACACGGCGTTTGCAGATGTATAAACCTGAAGCCCTCCACTTCCGCAGCTCTCTTCAGCTTCCTGTAGAAGTCGTGTGGATAGGCTATGCTGGCCGTTGCCACGTACGGCACTCCGTGCATGGCCATGAGCAAGGCGACGTCTTTCCTCCTCTCGCGTTTGCCGCTCGGCGTAGTCGTTGTCCAAGCACTCCGCGGCGTGGAGCTACTGCGCTGTATGCCGGTGTTCATGTAGGCCTCGTTGTCGTACATCACGTAGATCACGTTGCTATTTCTCTCCGCGGCGCCGCTTAAGGTGGCGAAGCCTATATCCGCGGTCCCCCCATCGCCAGCCCACACCACCACGTGTCCTCTTACGCCGAGCGCCTTGTAGGCCTCGGCTATGCCTGTGGCTACGGCTGCCGAGGAGGCGAAGGGCACGTTTAAGATAGGGAATGCGAGGCCGGTCTTAGGCGCCAGGCCCTGCACAACGGAGGCGCAACTCGCCGGTATTACAAGCACCGATTCGTCGCCCAGTGCCATGCCCAGTATCTTTAGACCTATCATCATACCGCAACCGGCGCATGCGGCGTTGCCGGGTATGACGTAGCGCTTCTTGGGGAGTTGATCCAATCGGAAGGTCATACCACAAACTCCACTCCCCTATACCTGCCCTCCACTGCGTTGCTTATAACGCGGTAGAACGCCTCCGCGTCGAAATCAACGCCGGCAATCCCCGCGACTATGTTGACCACCTCTGCGTCTGGCACAGCCGCCTTGAGCTCCACGCCGAGCACGCCGCCTAGGGGGGTTATATCGCGGTCAAACACCACCGCTCTTCGGTACTGGCTCAGCCTTTTCACCTCCTCGGTTGGAAAAGGCCTTATGAACCTCAGCCTCAGTAGCCCTACCGGGATGTCTCGGCTCCTAAGTGCGTCTACGGCGCGTTTCGCATCGCTACACCAAGCCCCCGCACAGACCACTACGTCTTCCGCATCCTCGGCCCTGTACCACTCCACGAGACCCCCGTAGCTTCTGCCCGTCAGTTTTCCGTATTCTCTATCTGCTTGTACAACGACGTCTTTTGCCTCCTGCTGCGCCCTATACACGGCCTCTATTTTGTACCTTGCATGTATCCTGTTGTCTGAAGGCAGATTTCCAAAGGTGATAGGCTCGCCGGGTCTCAACAGAAGAGGCACATCCGCCCTCCTGGGAGGCAGGAAGCTGTCTACCACCTCTTGAGGAGGCACCTCCACGGGCTCGGTGGAGTGGCTGAGCACAAACCCGTCTATGCCCACGGAAACCGGCAAAACGGCGCTTTCCGCGATCTTAAACGCCTGTATCGTTAAATCAAACGCCTCCTGGGCGGTCTCCGCCATGGCTATCAGCCATCCGGAGTCCCTAAGAGTTAAGATGTCGTTATGCTCAACGTGTATGTTCCAGATAGGCCCGATGGTCCGGGTAGCCACCGCCATCACAATTGGCGCTCTGCTCAACGCCGCCCACCACGTCATCTCGTACATGTACAATAGGCCGTGGGACGACGTCGCGGTGAAGACCCTAGCGCCGGCCATCGCCGCGCCATATACTACCGACATAGCGCCGTATTCGGACTCGACATTGATAAAACGCGCCTTGAGCTCCCCCCTTTCTACGAATTCGGCGAGTTTCTCCACTATGGTCGTCTGAGGCGTTATGGGGTACGCCGCTATGACGTGGGGCTTCGCCATCTTGACGGCATAAGCCACGG
This genomic interval carries:
- the porB gene encoding pyruvate synthase subunit PorB, which produces MTFRLDQLPKKRYVIPGNAACAGCGMMIGLKILGMALGDESVLVIPASCASVVQGLAPKTGLAFPILNVPFASSAAVATGIAEAYKALGVRGHVVVWAGDGGTADIGFATLSGAAERNSNVIYVMYDNEAYMNTGIQRSSSTPRSAWTTTTPSGKRERRKDVALLMAMHGVPYVATASIAYPHDFYRKLKRAAEVEGFRFIHLQTPCPPGWRFDPAKTVEVARLAVETGAWILWEYDKGVLKVNPPSDRFADKSKRRPLVEYVKLQGRFAHLSESDIKALEEEIEERWRLILALSSALNQR
- the thsA gene encoding thermosome subunit alpha; this translates as MAQAQAPRTGVPVMILKEGSQRTTGVDARRSNIQAAKVIAEILATSLGPRGMDKMLIDAFGDVTITGDGATILKEMEVQHPAAKLLIEVAKAQDAEVGDGTTTVVVLAGKLLELGEELLEEGIHPTIVIDGYKKAADYALKVAEEFAKPIDLTKEQLLKVVSSSLSSKVVAETRDYLAGLVVEAALQAVETRDGKPYLDLDWIKIEKKKGKSIYETQLVRGIVLDKEVVHPGMPKRVTNAKIAILDAPLEIEKPEWTTKISVTSPDQIKAFLDQEAEILKSYVDHLASIGANVVITQKGIDEVAQHFLAKKGIMAIRRVKRSDIEKLARATGAKIITSIKDAKPEDLGTAGLVEERKVGEEKMVFVENIPNPRAVTILVRGGSDRILDEVERSLQDALHVARDLFREPKIVPGGGAFEIEVSRKVREYARKLPGKEQLAALKFADALEHIPTILALTAGLDPVDAIAELRRRHDNGEFSAGVDVHGGKIADMASLNVWDPLIVKKQVIKSAVEAAIMILRIDDIIAAGAPKKEEKKGKKGGEEGEEKSETKFD
- a CDS encoding pyruvate ferredoxin oxidoreductase — encoded protein: MTALLKTALTGNHAVAYAVKMAKPHVIAAYPITPQTTIVEKLAEFVERGELKARFINVESEYGAMSVVYGAAMAGARVFTATSSHGLLYMYEMTWWAALSRAPIVMAVATRTIGPIWNIHVEHNDILTLRDSGWLIAMAETAQEAFDLTIQAFKIAESAVLPVSVGIDGFVLSHSTEPVEVPPQEVVDSFLPPRRADVPLLLRPGEPITFGNLPSDNRIHARYKIEAVYRAQQEAKDVVVQADREYGKLTGRSYGGLVEWYRAEDAEDVVVCAGAWCSDAKRAVDALRSRDIPVGLLRLRFIRPFPTEEVKRLSQYRRAVVFDRDITPLGGVLGVELKAAVPDAEVVNIVAGIAGVDFDAEAFYRVISNAVEGRYRGVEFVV